In Micrococcus luteus NCTC 2665, a single window of DNA contains:
- a CDS encoding ISL3-like element ISMlu13 family transposase: MSQRTRAALPLPAHAAAEHHVRAAASVVFNLEGYTVLQALDRPLGGRRVVVAADAAEGACPGCGVFSGRVHQRVRQSVKDIPVGGDLLELVVVKPRFLCAEGACPRRTFTQTTDQLPARARCTTRLREAVVAAVLDSGRATAEAANAHGLAWGTVNAAILGHTMVLPEVDKVPVRALGIDEHRFATAKWFKHPDTAVWCRVEPWMSTFVVADTGHVLGVVDGRSSRNVTAWLAERSEAWLDRLEVVAIDPSATFRTAIRKVLPTVDISVDHFHLVKLGNQMLTEVRQRVVREVLGRRGRKQDAVWAHRMLLLRAGDRLTEAGLRRLEHVLDDDAYEQVAAAWAVKEHLRRILNAPTVAAAQNARIDFELTVAAAGLPEADRLSATVGKWWVEIKVFIRTRVTNARTEAANTAIKQVKRTGRGFRNQTNYQSRILARSFRRTRRRSQIHPRAGLHAQV, from the coding sequence ATGTCCCAGCGTACGCGCGCTGCCTTGCCCCTGCCTGCCCACGCCGCTGCCGAGCACCACGTCCGTGCGGCGGCATCGGTGGTGTTCAACCTGGAGGGATACACCGTCCTTCAGGCCCTCGACCGGCCACTGGGAGGTAGGCGTGTCGTTGTGGCCGCCGATGCCGCCGAGGGGGCCTGCCCGGGCTGCGGGGTGTTCTCGGGCCGGGTGCACCAGCGGGTCCGCCAGTCCGTGAAGGACATCCCTGTCGGTGGGGACCTGTTGGAGTTGGTTGTCGTCAAGCCCAGGTTCCTGTGCGCCGAGGGGGCCTGCCCGCGCCGGACCTTCACGCAGACCACGGACCAGTTGCCGGCCCGGGCCCGGTGTACCACCCGGTTGCGGGAGGCCGTGGTGGCCGCGGTGCTGGACTCCGGCCGGGCCACCGCGGAAGCCGCCAACGCGCATGGCCTGGCGTGGGGCACCGTCAACGCCGCCATCCTGGGCCACACCATGGTCTTGCCGGAGGTCGACAAGGTGCCGGTGCGGGCGCTGGGCATCGACGAGCACCGGTTCGCCACCGCCAAGTGGTTCAAACACCCCGACACGGCCGTCTGGTGCCGGGTCGAGCCGTGGATGAGCACCTTTGTCGTCGCCGACACCGGGCACGTGCTCGGCGTCGTCGACGGACGGTCTTCCCGCAACGTCACCGCCTGGCTGGCCGAACGCTCCGAAGCCTGGCTGGATCGGCTCGAGGTGGTCGCCATCGATCCCTCGGCCACGTTCCGCACCGCGATCCGCAAGGTGCTGCCGACCGTGGACATCAGCGTGGACCACTTCCACCTGGTCAAGCTCGGCAACCAGATGCTCACCGAGGTCCGCCAACGCGTGGTGCGCGAAGTCCTGGGCCGGCGGGGCCGCAAGCAGGATGCCGTGTGGGCTCACCGGATGTTGCTGCTGCGGGCCGGGGACCGACTCACCGAGGCCGGCCTGCGCCGACTCGAGCACGTCCTGGACGACGATGCCTATGAGCAGGTCGCCGCCGCCTGGGCGGTCAAGGAGCACCTGCGGCGGATCCTGAACGCCCCCACCGTCGCAGCGGCCCAGAACGCCCGGATCGACTTCGAGCTGACCGTAGCCGCCGCAGGACTGCCGGAGGCTGACAGGCTCTCGGCCACCGTGGGGAAGTGGTGGGTCGAGATCAAGGTGTTCATCCGCACCCGAGTCACGAACGCCCGCACCGAGGCGGCCAACACGGCCATCAAACAGGTCAAGCGCACCGGCCGCGGGTTCCGCAACCAGACCAACTACCAGTCACGTATTCTGGCCAGGAGCTTCCGACGGACACGCCGACGCTCCCAGATCCACCCTCGAGCAGGACTCCACGCTCAAGTGTGA